From one Triticum urartu cultivar G1812 chromosome 3, Tu2.1, whole genome shotgun sequence genomic stretch:
- the LOC125548414 gene encoding late embryogenesis abundant protein Lea14-A-like — translation MGTGEDDDATTAEQGGEDDEQTRDAGGGGGVMASLVGKAKGFVTEKIAQMPKPEASLERVSFKSISREGVALHSHVDVSNPYSYRIPICELTYTFKSDGNVIASGTMPDPGWIGASGTTKLELPVNVPYDFVMSLMKDLSGDWDIDYVLEVGITIDLPVVGTFTIPVSTEGEMKLPTFRDLF, via the exons ATGGGCACGGGAGAGGACGACGACGCGACGACGGCAGAACAAGGCGGAGAGGATGATGAGCAGACGCGGGacgcaggaggaggaggaggggtgaTGGCGAGCCTGGTGGGCAAGGCCAAGGGGTTCGTGACGGAGAAGATCGCGCAGATGCCCAAACCCGAGGCTTCGCTAGAGCGGGTCTCGTTCAAGAGCATAAGCCGCGAGGGCGTGGCGCTCCACAGCCACGTCGACGTCAGCAACCCCTACTCGTACCGCATCCCCATCTGCGAGCTCACCTACACGTTCAAGAGCGACGGAAA CGTCATAGCATCAGGCACGATGCCTGACCCCGGGTGGATCGGCGCCAGCGGCACCACCAAGCTGGAGCTGCCGGTGAATGTGCCCTACGACTTCGTCATGTCACTTATGAAAGATCTGAGCGGGGACTGGGACATCGACTACGTGTTGGAGGTCGGGATCACCATCGACCTCCCCGTCGTCGGCACCTTCACCATCCCGGTCAGCACCGAGGGGGAGATGAAGCTCCCCACGTTTCGGGATTTGTTCTGA